The Tolypothrix sp. NIES-4075 DNA window GCCGATCGCACCACTACAGGAGGTCAGTACGATCTGATCGAAGGCTACTTTCTTCCTGGCACACAAACACCCCCCCATCGTCACACGCGCTATTCCGAACAACTCTACGTGCTAGAAGGGGAGTTCACAGTCTGGGCGGGTGAAAACAAGGTTGTGCTGAATGCTGGTGAAAGCTTCCTGATTCCTGCTGGCACACCCCACGTAGTCGCTGCGCTTGATCGGCCAGCTCGCGGGTTGGTCGTTGCTGCACCGAGTGCTTTTGCTTGACTAATCGCAGCAGTTGGTACAGTAGATGAGACAGAAGCACCAGACATGGCACTGTTTGATCGCATTTCCACCGAGATCGGCGATGAAATTCTGGGACCACCCGGAGCATTACCCTCAACATGAGGTGATGTTGGCTCAAGGAGAGCAAAATCGCCGCGAGCGAAACTTTCCTCTCTGAAGTTGATCGTATGAATGTCTTCTTTGTCTACTATGCATTAGCTATGCATTAGTCCTTACGGGGGACAAAAAGGGCTATGATGCAGATATAACAAGCCTCATAGCCCTCTCCCCTTGTAGTAGATCGTTCAACGATATATCGATGGGTTCAGGCTTCTGCTCCAGAACTCGAAATCGGTCAGGAAATTTGCATCATAACCAAAAATTTGATGAGTTAGTTTCTCAGGAGAATTTTATGGCGGACTCAATTTGCATCAATGCTGGTGGAGGAGCGATCGGAAGCTATGGTGCGGATGCCTACTACAGTGGGGGTCAAAGCGCATCGAGCAACACTCCCGTCGATGGTAAGGGCGTCTATTACCCGGCAAACCAAGAAGTTTATCAGACCGAACGTTACGGCACCTTCACCTACACCTTTACGGATCTGACTCCGAACACCATCCATACTGTTAAGCTTCACTTTAACGAACACTTCTGGGACTCAGTTGACAAGCGCAAAT harbors:
- a CDS encoding cupin domain-containing protein, coding for MAQSLWLFGSHLNIIADRTTTGGQYDLIEGYFLPGTQTPPHRHTRYSEQLYVLEGEFTVWAGENKVVLNAGESFLIPAGTPHVVAALDRPARGLVVAAPSAFA